GTTGCCGTGTCTGGCTGAATACGTATGCAGCACCTTAGCACCAGCCTTTGGCAGGGGAGAGCACCTTCCACCCCACACCCGCTCACCCTGAGCGTAGGCCCGCAGGGCTGGAGTCGAAGGGCCGCGTACCCCGGGCTGCCAGGCCCTTCGACTTCGCTCCGCTACGCTCAGGGAGAACGGGACTGGGCCAGAGTGAACGGAGCTGGGGTTGAGCAGGTGAACGATGCAACGACCTACGCCGGCGCGTTGATCACCGCGAGGAAATCGCTGCCGTAGCGCTTGAGCTTGGCTTCGCCGACGCCGCTGATGGTGGCCAGTTCGTCCTCGTTGGCCGGCATGGCGCGCAGCATCGCCAGCAAGGTGGCGTCGTGGAACACCACGTACGGCGGCACGCCCTGCTGCTTCGCCAGTTGCGTGCGCAGCGCGCGCAGCGCATCCCACAGTTCCTGCTCGTAGGCCTCGATGCCGAGACTGCCGCCGCCGGTGACCAGCTTGCTGTCGCGCCGGCGACGGCTGCCGCGTTCGGGGCGCGCGTCCTCGCGCAGCTTCACCGGCTTGCCGCCGCTGAGCACGCTGCGGCTGGCGGCGGTGAGGCGCAAGGTGCCGTAGCCTTCGGCGTCCGCCTCCAGCAGGCCGGCGGCGAGCAGTTGGCGGAACACCGAGCGCCATTGCTTCTCGTCCATCTCGGCACCGATGCCGAAGGTGCTGAGCCGGTGATGGTCGAGGCTGAGCACGCGCTCGGTCTCCTCGCCGCGCAGCACGTCGATCACGTGGCCGGAGCCGAAGCGCTGGCCGGTGCGGTACACCGCCGACAACGCCTTCTGCGCCGGCACGGTGGCGTCCCAGGTCTTCGGCGGCGCAATGCAGTTGTCGCAATGGCCGCAGGGTCCAGGGTAGCTTTCGCCGAACGTGCCCAGCAGCAACTGGCGGCGGCAACCGGTGGCCTCGGCGTAGGCCAGCAGCGACTCCAGCTTCTGCCGCTCCACGCGCTTGCGCTCGTCGGCCGATTCGGACTGCGCGATCATCTGGCTCATGGTGACCACGTCGGACAGGCCGTAGATCATCCACGCCTCTGCGGCCAAGCCATCGCGGCCGGCGCGGCCGGTCTCCTGGTAGTAACCCTCGATGCTGCGCGGCAGGTCCAGGTGCGCCACGAAGCGCACGTCCGGCTTGTCGATGCCCATGCCGAAGGCGACGGTGGCGACCATCACCACGCCGTCTTCGCGCAGGAAGCGCTGCTGGTTCTTCGCGCGGGTCGCCGCATCGAGGCCGGCATGGTACGGCAGCGCCTCGACGCCGAGTTCGGCCAGCCATTCGGCGGTGTCGTCCACCTTGCGCCGGCTGAGGCAGTAGACGATGCCGGACTCGCCCTGGTGGCCCTGCAGGAATTCGGTGAGCTGGCGCTTCGCGTTGTGGCGCAGGCCGACCCGGTAGCCGATGTTCGGGCGGTCGAAGCTGGACACGAACTGCCGCGCATTCTGCAGCGACAGCCGCTCGACGATTTCCTCGCGCGTGCGCGGGTCGGCCGTGGCGGTGAGCGCAATCCGCGGCACCTGCGGGAAACGCTGGTGCAGGATCGCCAGCTCGCGGTACTCGGGACGGAAGTCGTGGCCCCACTGCGATACGCAGTGCGCCTCGTCGATCGCGAACAGCGCCACCTCGGTACGTTCGAGCTGGCCGAGGAAGCGTTGGGTCAGCAGCCGCTCCGGCGCCACGTAGAGCAGGTTCAGCTCGCCGGCCAGCAGTTGCCGCTCGACCTCGCGCTGCGCTTCCGCGCCGAGGCTGGAGTTGAGATAGGCGGCGGCCACGCCGGCCTCGCGCAGCGCATCGACCTGGTCCTGCATCAGCGCGATCAGCGGCGACACCACGATGCCGGTGCCTTGGCGCATGAGCGCTGGGATCTGGTAGCACAGCGACTTGCCGCCGCCGGTCGGCATCAGCACCAGCGCGTCGCCGCCCTCGCCGAGGTGTTCGACCACGGCCTGCTGCTGGCCGCGGAAACTGGGGTAACCGAAAACGCTTTGGAGCAGGTCGAGGGCTGAGGCTTTCATCGATGACATGGTAACAAACCGACCCGACCCGGCCGCCGGAAACATCCGCGACGACTCGTCGGCAGCGCCGCCGCTCAGGCGTCCGGCATACCCCACAACGCGTGGTCGAGATCGCCATCCAGGCCGAATCGCGACAACGGCACGCGGCCGTTCTTCACCTCCACGCCTTCGGCGCGCAGGCGCCGGGACTGCTCGCGGAAACCGCGGCTGCCCGGTGGCATCGCGATGTGTCCGCTGGAACGCAGCACGCGGTACCACGGCAATTCCATGCCGTCGGGCACCTCGCCGAGCAGCCGGCCGACCAGCCGCGCCCGCCCCGGCAGCCCCGCACGGGCGGCGATCGCACCGTAACTGGCGACGCGGCCGCGCGGAATCGCGGCGATGGCGGCGTAGATACGGGCGGCAGTGTCATTCATGGTTCACGCGACGCTAGCA
The window above is part of the Rhodanobacter sp. LX-99 genome. Proteins encoded here:
- the recQ gene encoding DNA helicase RecQ, with translation MKASALDLLQSVFGYPSFRGQQQAVVEHLGEGGDALVLMPTGGGKSLCYQIPALMRQGTGIVVSPLIALMQDQVDALREAGVAAAYLNSSLGAEAQREVERQLLAGELNLLYVAPERLLTQRFLGQLERTEVALFAIDEAHCVSQWGHDFRPEYRELAILHQRFPQVPRIALTATADPRTREEIVERLSLQNARQFVSSFDRPNIGYRVGLRHNAKRQLTEFLQGHQGESGIVYCLSRRKVDDTAEWLAELGVEALPYHAGLDAATRAKNQQRFLREDGVVMVATVAFGMGIDKPDVRFVAHLDLPRSIEGYYQETGRAGRDGLAAEAWMIYGLSDVVTMSQMIAQSESADERKRVERQKLESLLAYAEATGCRRQLLLGTFGESYPGPCGHCDNCIAPPKTWDATVPAQKALSAVYRTGQRFGSGHVIDVLRGEETERVLSLDHHRLSTFGIGAEMDEKQWRSVFRQLLAAGLLEADAEGYGTLRLTAASRSVLSGGKPVKLREDARPERGSRRRRDSKLVTGGGSLGIEAYEQELWDALRALRTQLAKQQGVPPYVVFHDATLLAMLRAMPANEDELATISGVGEAKLKRYGSDFLAVINAPA
- a CDS encoding MGMT family protein, producing the protein MNDTAARIYAAIAAIPRGRVASYGAIAARAGLPGRARLVGRLLGEVPDGMELPWYRVLRSSGHIAMPPGSRGFREQSRRLRAEGVEVKNGRVPLSRFGLDGDLDHALWGMPDA